One part of the Algibacter sp. L1A34 genome encodes these proteins:
- a CDS encoding GNAT family N-acetyltransferase produces the protein MNLVYSKIQSEQDLSVYLSKVSLFKEIYPFYKIISGYLKEQEKEQLCYFTLEEDGNVLILMPFILREINHKVAGETYFDVVSPYGYSGPLYDQNLSRAYLLEFWKLVDQWYQENDVVCEFIRFSLNNNYQFYSGKLVPTLSNVKGHIIQDEKKQWDAFKSKVRNNYRKAVSNGLRFEINQDSTSLKHVENFYQVYIKTMTRIGAAKEYFYSLDYFKNIIKRNSDNYALAFVYKDDVIISVELILILRTTLYSYLGGTLSDYFNYRPNDFLKIEVMNWARKEGHEYYVLGGGREDNDNLYHYKKTFFPNDSDVIFYTGRKVVNTQIYKALDVAFNGPKEKGKVKSKTSSKVYFPIYRKA, from the coding sequence ATGAACTTAGTTTATAGCAAAATACAAAGTGAGCAAGATTTAAGCGTCTATCTTTCTAAGGTTAGTTTATTTAAAGAGATATATCCGTTTTATAAAATTATATCAGGATATTTAAAGGAACAAGAAAAAGAACAGTTGTGTTATTTTACATTAGAAGAGGATGGAAACGTTTTGATTCTTATGCCTTTTATATTAAGAGAAATAAATCATAAAGTTGCAGGTGAAACTTATTTTGATGTCGTTTCTCCTTATGGATATAGTGGCCCATTATACGATCAAAATTTATCTAGAGCTTATTTATTAGAATTTTGGAAGCTTGTTGATCAATGGTATCAAGAAAACGATGTTGTTTGTGAGTTTATTAGGTTTAGTTTAAATAATAATTATCAATTTTATTCTGGTAAATTAGTTCCTACGTTGTCTAACGTAAAAGGGCATATTATTCAAGATGAAAAGAAACAATGGGATGCTTTTAAGTCTAAAGTAAGAAACAATTACAGAAAGGCGGTTTCTAATGGTTTACGTTTTGAAATTAATCAAGACAGCACCAGTTTAAAACATGTAGAAAATTTTTATCAGGTTTATATTAAAACCATGACTCGCATTGGTGCAGCAAAAGAATATTTCTATTCATTAGATTATTTTAAGAATATTATAAAGAGAAATAGTGATAACTATGCCTTGGCATTTGTCTATAAAGATGATGTTATTATCTCTGTAGAACTTATTTTGATATTAAGAACGACCCTTTATTCTTATCTAGGCGGTACGTTGTCAGATTATTTTAATTACAGACCAAATGATTTCTTGAAAATAGAAGTCATGAATTGGGCTCGTAAAGAAGGGCATGAATATTATGTTTTAGGAGGCGGAAGAGAAGATAATGATAACTTATATCATTATAAGAAAACGTTTTTTCCTAACGATAGCGATGTTATCTTTTATACGGGACGTAAAGTAGTAAATACTCAAATATATAAAGCATTAGATGTTGCTTTTAACGGTCCAAAAGAAAAGGGTAAGGTTAAGTCCAAAACTTCGAGCAAAGTTTATTTTCCAATATATAGAAAGGCTTAA
- a CDS encoding acetyltransferase, with protein MILTPAEKPGIVVIGASGHASVIIDIIERQNKYIIFGLIDSFKPVGTKLFSYEVLGTEDCIPELIKKNKIIGGIIGIGDNYDRYKMHLKIESLKVNFKYVSAVHPNAIIGKNVNIKQGTVVMPGAIANANAEIGAFCIVNTAASLGHDCYMESFSSLAPGVNVAGHVSIQKCSSIGIGSCVVGGVTIGAHTHIGAGSTVIKDVGNLKIAYGNPTKEIRDREKHEGYLNNKQKIHLK; from the coding sequence ATGATATTAACACCTGCAGAAAAACCCGGTATTGTAGTTATAGGAGCTTCTGGACATGCCAGCGTTATTATAGACATTATTGAAAGACAAAATAAATATATCATTTTTGGATTAATAGATTCTTTTAAACCTGTTGGAACAAAACTTTTTAGTTACGAGGTTTTAGGAACCGAAGATTGCATTCCTGAGTTAATTAAAAAAAATAAAATTATAGGTGGTATTATAGGGATTGGTGATAATTACGATCGCTATAAAATGCATTTAAAAATTGAATCCTTAAAAGTGAATTTTAAATATGTTAGTGCGGTTCACCCAAATGCTATTATTGGTAAAAATGTGAATATTAAACAAGGAACTGTAGTAATGCCTGGTGCAATTGCTAATGCAAATGCCGAAATTGGAGCATTTTGTATAGTTAATACGGCGGCGTCCTTAGGTCATGATTGTTATATGGAATCCTTTTCAAGTCTAGCTCCTGGCGTTAATGTTGCAGGACACGTATCCATACAAAAATGTAGCTCTATAGGTATTGGGTCTTGCGTAGTTGGAGGTGTTACTATTGGAGCACATACACACATTGGTGCCGGCTCTACCGTTATTAAAGATGTAGGAAACCTTAAAATTGCTTATGGAAATCCTACTAAGGAAATAAGAGACAGAGAAAAACATGAAGGTTACCTCAATAATAAACAAAAAATTCATTTAAAATAA
- a CDS encoding sugar transferase — MYLIIKRFLDFIIAFTALLLLSPVFFVVFICLMISNGGKAFFYQERPGKNEKVFKIIKFKTMNDKKDANGEFLAFDKRVTKIGSFIRKYSLDEIPQLINVLKGDMSLVGPRPLLTDYLPLYNEEQKKRHNVKPGITGWAQVKGRNSISWNQKFKYDVWYIENISFLLDLQILLLTAKRLVIPQGINNSDGLNMTTFTGGADE, encoded by the coding sequence ATGTACCTTATAATTAAAAGATTTTTAGACTTTATAATTGCTTTTACAGCCTTACTTCTACTATCTCCTGTTTTTTTCGTGGTTTTTATTTGCTTAATGATATCTAACGGTGGAAAAGCGTTTTTCTATCAAGAACGCCCTGGTAAAAATGAAAAGGTTTTCAAAATTATTAAGTTTAAAACCATGAACGATAAGAAAGATGCTAATGGCGAATTTCTAGCTTTTGATAAACGCGTAACTAAAATAGGCTCGTTTATTAGAAAATATTCCTTAGACGAAATCCCACAGTTAATTAATGTACTTAAAGGTGATATGAGTTTAGTTGGTCCTCGACCGCTTTTAACCGATTATTTACCATTGTATAATGAAGAACAAAAAAAGCGTCATAATGTAAAACCAGGTATTACGGGTTGGGCACAGGTTAAAGGGCGTAACTCCATTTCATGGAATCAGAAATTTAAATATGATGTTTGGTATATTGAAAATATTTCATTTCTATTAGATTTACAAATATTACTTTTAACAGCAAAAAGACTTGTGATTCCACAAGGTATAAATAACAGCGATGGCCTTAACATGACAACCTTTACTGGTGGTGCTGATGAATAA
- a CDS encoding CoF synthetase: MKSAFKKILESLRNKTFWWVDAAKGSPIKKHLIDISDILNNFDNTKEKRYKTVTRLLKHSINTTAFYKNLKINEFDLKLFPVITKNIITENEYLFRSNIFLNKKNITRSTSGSTGTPFKVIHNKNKIYRNSADTIYFSELAGFKIGYQLWYLRYWGLNFKNSNFKNWAQNLKPVEVINLNTDRIEELIIKIKKNPGNKGWLGFPSAFEQICKFLDQEKSQPIDANFKFIIGMAEGINDYTKERMSYYFKCPMVSRYSNMENGILAQQMANKTEYTINWASYHIEILNLHNNEQAPKGALGRIVVTDLFSYAMPLIRYDTGDIGAIDFSVNPPTLKNIAGRTTDTIYNTNGEIVSSFIMINSVRFDGIKQIQLIQESKTNYTIKLNCSDVFSDDKGLRDKFKSFLGDNAEINVEFVNEIPLLSSGKRKMTLNNYINR, encoded by the coding sequence ATGAAATCAGCTTTTAAAAAAATATTAGAGTCTCTGCGAAATAAGACATTTTGGTGGGTTGATGCGGCCAAAGGTAGTCCGATAAAAAAGCATTTAATCGATATAAGTGATATTTTAAATAATTTTGATAACACTAAAGAAAAACGATACAAAACCGTAACGCGACTTTTAAAGCATAGTATTAACACCACAGCATTTTATAAAAATCTTAAAATTAATGAATTCGATTTAAAATTATTTCCTGTAATTACTAAAAATATCATTACAGAAAATGAATACCTTTTTAGATCGAACATATTTCTTAATAAAAAAAATATAACACGCTCTACTAGTGGATCTACAGGAACACCATTTAAAGTGATTCATAATAAAAATAAAATCTATAGAAACAGTGCCGATACTATTTATTTTTCTGAATTAGCTGGATTTAAAATTGGATATCAGTTATGGTATTTGAGATATTGGGGGCTGAATTTTAAAAATTCAAACTTTAAAAATTGGGCTCAAAATTTAAAACCTGTTGAAGTGATAAATCTTAATACAGACCGTATTGAAGAACTTATTATAAAAATAAAGAAAAACCCAGGTAATAAAGGATGGTTAGGCTTCCCTTCTGCTTTTGAGCAAATTTGTAAATTTCTAGATCAAGAAAAATCGCAACCTATTGATGCTAATTTCAAATTTATTATTGGCATGGCAGAAGGTATTAACGATTATACCAAGGAGCGGATGAGTTATTATTTTAAATGCCCTATGGTTTCACGTTATTCTAATATGGAAAATGGTATTCTGGCTCAGCAAATGGCAAACAAAACGGAATATACAATCAATTGGGCATCATACCATATTGAAATATTAAATTTACATAACAATGAACAGGCTCCAAAAGGTGCTTTAGGAAGAATTGTAGTTACCGATTTGTTTAGTTACGCTATGCCATTAATTAGATATGATACAGGTGATATTGGAGCCATAGATTTTTCGGTTAATCCACCAACTTTAAAAAATATTGCAGGTAGAACAACGGATACAATATACAATACCAATGGAGAGATTGTTTCTTCATTTATTATGATTAATAGTGTCCGTTTTGATGGGATAAAACAAATTCAACTCATACAGGAAAGCAAAACAAATTATACCATAAAGTTAAATTGTTCTGATGTTTTTAGCGATGACAAAGGCCTTAGAGACAAATTTAAAAGTTTTCTTGGAGATAATGCTGAAATAAATGTTGAGTTCGTTAATGAAATCCCTTTACTTTCTTCTGGAAAACGAAAAATGACCCTGAATAACTATATTAATCGATAA
- a CDS encoding sugar-transfer associated ATP-grasp domain-containing protein: protein MLQVVKECILYGIDKQMLPTDYFRKYLYRKDVINYKNYLSLKEFYQIIGSRKMVFPEVTSILANKLSFYNHCVNLNIPTPTLISYNFNIRWFCNNEIKIITSKESVLQFFQYVFRDSQTEILFLKPTLGEGGQGCFLLKKENLESQIESIYSALISNSYVHQAYVEQHDTINGIFSNSVNTIRIDTYIDINNEAHVLSALMRFGMGNTFTDNTHTGGFYISLNLESGKLQGVGRQDIVEGGKEITHHPNSQVVLDGFQIPFYKEAFQLALKASNALPNRIVGWDVAITDQGPILLEGNESPSLHVTDVACSGYLNNKYIKEILLELKK from the coding sequence TTGCTGCAAGTAGTAAAAGAATGTATTTTGTATGGTATAGACAAACAAATGCTGCCAACAGATTATTTTAGGAAATATCTTTATCGAAAAGATGTTATAAATTACAAGAACTATTTAAGCTTAAAAGAATTTTACCAAATTATTGGTTCTCGAAAAATGGTTTTTCCTGAGGTTACGTCTATTTTAGCGAACAAATTAAGCTTTTATAATCATTGCGTCAATTTAAATATACCAACACCTACTCTAATAAGTTACAACTTTAATATTCGTTGGTTTTGTAACAATGAAATTAAAATAATAACCTCTAAAGAATCTGTTTTACAATTCTTTCAATATGTTTTTAGAGATTCGCAAACTGAAATTCTATTTTTAAAACCGACTCTAGGAGAAGGTGGACAAGGTTGTTTTTTGCTTAAAAAGGAAAATTTAGAGTCTCAAATTGAAAGCATATATTCAGCTTTAATTTCGAACAGCTATGTGCATCAAGCTTATGTTGAACAACACGATACCATTAATGGCATATTTAGCAACTCCGTAAACACGATTAGAATAGACACCTATATAGATATTAATAATGAAGCACACGTACTCTCTGCTCTAATGCGTTTTGGTATGGGTAATACCTTTACCGATAACACACATACTGGAGGTTTTTACATCTCTTTAAATTTAGAATCTGGAAAATTACAAGGTGTAGGCCGGCAGGATATTGTGGAAGGCGGCAAAGAGATTACCCATCATCCAAATAGCCAAGTAGTTTTAGATGGATTTCAAATTCCGTTTTATAAAGAAGCCTTTCAGTTGGCATTAAAAGCTTCAAACGCATTACCAAACCGCATTGTGGGTTGGGATGTAGCTATTACAGACCAAGGACCAATACTACTAGAAGGCAACGAAAGTCCTTCTTTACATGTTACCGATGTGGCTTGCAGTGGTTATTTAAATAACAAGTATATAAAGGAAATACTCCTTGAACTAAAAAAATGA
- a CDS encoding glycosyltransferase family 4 protein: MKKKIIRISTVPMSLSGLLTGQLKYMTNYFEVVGISSKGGDKLQNVSDQENIRTIPVELKRQISPINDLITVWKLYKVLKKEKPFIVHSITPKAGLLAMIASKFAGVPHRLHTFTGLIFPTKHGFIKRLLISTDKILCSCATQIYPEGEGIKNDLINYKITSKPLKIIANGNVNGININHYNSNNFDENFISNLKKEFSISEKDYVFVFIGRLVKDKGINELISAFNELNSNLENTKLLLVGDYEHDLDPLKKKTLNIIKTNKNIISTGWVEDVRPYFKISNLLVFPSYREGFPNVVMQAGAMGLASIVTDINGANEIIIPNKNGIIIPSMNKDKLKQAMLSFYNNEIIINSKTCRELIVNRYEQSILWKAQLNEYNSLK; this comes from the coding sequence ATGAAAAAAAAAATAATTAGAATTTCAACGGTTCCAATGTCTCTAAGTGGCCTTTTAACTGGCCAGTTAAAATACATGACTAATTATTTTGAAGTTGTAGGCATCTCATCTAAAGGAGGTGATAAATTACAAAATGTTTCCGATCAAGAAAACATTAGAACTATTCCTGTAGAGCTAAAAAGACAAATTTCACCTATTAATGATTTAATTACGGTTTGGAAACTTTATAAAGTTTTAAAAAAAGAAAAACCTTTTATTGTTCATTCTATTACACCTAAAGCTGGGTTATTAGCAATGATAGCTTCTAAATTCGCAGGCGTACCACATAGATTACATACATTTACGGGTCTAATATTTCCAACAAAACACGGGTTTATAAAAAGACTACTCATTTCTACAGATAAAATTTTATGTAGTTGTGCCACTCAAATATACCCTGAAGGAGAAGGAATTAAAAACGATTTGATTAATTATAAAATCACTTCTAAACCATTAAAAATAATTGCTAATGGTAATGTAAATGGTATAAATATAAATCACTATAACTCGAATAATTTCGATGAGAATTTTATTTCAAACTTAAAAAAGGAATTTAGTATTTCTGAAAAAGATTATGTGTTTGTATTTATTGGTAGATTAGTAAAAGACAAAGGCATAAACGAACTAATATCTGCTTTTAATGAACTTAATTCGAATCTTGAAAACACCAAGCTTCTATTGGTTGGAGATTATGAACATGATTTAGACCCTCTTAAAAAGAAAACTTTAAATATTATTAAAACAAATAAAAATATCATTTCTACAGGGTGGGTAGAAGATGTAAGACCTTATTTTAAAATATCCAACCTTTTGGTTTTTCCTAGTTATAGAGAAGGATTTCCTAATGTTGTAATGCAAGCTGGCGCTATGGGACTTGCTAGTATTGTAACAGATATTAATGGTGCTAACGAAATTATTATCCCTAATAAAAATGGAATAATAATACCTTCAATGAACAAAGACAAATTAAAACAAGCCATGCTTAGTTTTTACAATAATGAAATAATAATAAACTCTAAAACATGTAGAGAATTAATAGTGAATCGTTATGAGCAAAGCATATTATGGAAAGCTCAACTGAATGAATATAACTCACTGAAATAA
- a CDS encoding right-handed parallel beta-helix repeat-containing protein yields MKKLKNLMLVTLIGMSVLGTLSCNNEELYEEPVAIVEDESNEDEGLNVANVDEPCDFNLDDIDQNSTVIINCVLDLQGETFNLPENVTLIEEGGEIINGTLNFSEGSSIDGDLLGNTLTVTGTKPSLRNAAFTFDPKRWGIVEGVVSDEVALNNRNILQSTIDLVKEYGIDIFVINEMDAYFHLDYGWKDAKGYNDIAIHLPSDFHLEMTDDTHLRLQPNHWPKGVFVSIYERDNVVITGGNIHGDRYTHDYSDIIDEVGISRSTHEWPGLITVAGSANVTVDGLNIVDSTGDAFIFGSTNGFRYSLSNKRFNQNIVLKNSILSDSRRNNITISDGEYLTIDNCIIKNAGQGENIYDSKGSKIISSAGVAPRVGIDIEAFRGYAANGDSIDFEKAENITITGCSFENNNVASIIDYSGKNVVMQNNISDNGFFASYSTNAEFLNNTFVASKENRLSAAITTGNWIISKNGIPTQLSENNKVEGNSIKGFRVGVITFGKNGIVSRNIISDYEYGIQIKETEDFHFEDNSITDGREVWSIGIAIANVKIKNLYFKKQTIISERKPIELYNVDNVGTLIFTECSFESKQKYNSYIKNTPNVEVSKSNLIRTGFTLDSALDFKDIDNNRIN; encoded by the coding sequence ATGAAGAAATTAAAGAATTTGATGTTAGTCACATTAATTGGAATGAGTGTATTGGGTACGTTGTCTTGTAACAATGAGGAATTGTATGAAGAACCCGTTGCAATAGTGGAGGATGAAAGTAATGAAGATGAAGGTTTAAACGTTGCAAATGTAGATGAACCTTGCGATTTTAATTTAGATGATATTGATCAAAATTCTACAGTCATTATTAATTGTGTTTTAGATTTACAGGGTGAAACTTTTAATTTACCAGAAAACGTTACTTTGATAGAAGAAGGTGGAGAAATTATTAATGGTACGCTTAATTTTTCTGAAGGCTCTTCAATTGATGGGGATTTATTAGGTAATACTCTTACGGTTACTGGAACTAAGCCATCTTTAAGAAATGCTGCTTTTACTTTTGACCCTAAGAGGTGGGGTATTGTAGAAGGTGTTGTTTCAGATGAAGTTGCTTTAAATAATAGAAATATACTCCAATCAACAATAGATTTAGTCAAAGAATATGGTATTGATATTTTTGTAATTAATGAAATGGATGCGTATTTTCATCTTGATTATGGATGGAAGGATGCTAAAGGTTATAATGATATAGCCATTCATTTACCTTCTGATTTTCATTTAGAAATGACAGACGACACTCATTTACGTTTACAACCTAATCATTGGCCTAAAGGTGTTTTTGTTAGTATATATGAAAGAGATAACGTAGTAATTACCGGAGGGAATATTCATGGGGATAGATATACACATGATTATTCAGATATAATTGATGAAGTAGGGATCTCTAGGTCGACTCATGAGTGGCCGGGATTGATAACAGTCGCTGGTAGCGCGAATGTAACTGTTGATGGTCTCAATATAGTAGATTCAACTGGAGATGCATTTATATTTGGTTCTACAAATGGATTCAGGTACTCATTATCAAATAAAAGATTCAATCAAAATATTGTATTAAAAAACAGTATATTGTCTGATTCAAGAAGGAACAACATAACTATCAGCGATGGAGAGTATTTAACAATAGATAATTGTATAATAAAGAATGCGGGGCAGGGAGAAAATATTTATGATTCTAAAGGATCTAAAATTATTAGTTCAGCGGGTGTTGCTCCAAGAGTAGGTATTGATATAGAAGCTTTTCGAGGTTATGCCGCTAATGGTGATTCGATTGACTTTGAAAAAGCTGAAAACATTACTATTACAGGATGTTCATTTGAAAATAATAATGTAGCTAGTATTATTGATTATTCAGGCAAAAATGTAGTAATGCAGAATAACATTTCGGACAATGGCTTCTTTGCTTCTTATAGTACCAATGCAGAATTTTTAAATAACACCTTTGTAGCTAGTAAGGAAAACAGGTTGTCGGCTGCTATAACAACTGGAAATTGGATTATTTCTAAAAATGGAATTCCTACTCAACTTTCGGAAAATAATAAGGTTGAAGGTAATTCTATTAAAGGATTTAGGGTTGGTGTAATTACCTTTGGTAAAAATGGAATAGTATCAAGGAATATTATTAGTGATTATGAATATGGGATTCAGATAAAAGAAACTGAGGACTTTCATTTTGAAGATAACTCTATTACTGATGGAAGAGAGGTATGGAGTATAGGGATTGCGATAGCTAATGTAAAGATTAAAAATTTATATTTTAAAAAACAAACCATAATTTCCGAAAGAAAACCTATAGAATTGTATAATGTTGATAACGTGGGTACTCTAATTTTTACGGAGTGTTCTTTTGAATCTAAGCAAAAATATAACAGTTATATTAAAAACACTCCAAATGTTGAAGTTTCTAAAAGTAATTTAATTCGAACGGGTTTTACATTGGATAGTGCACTTGATTTTAAGGATATTGATAACAATAGAATTAATTAG
- a CDS encoding beta-1,6-N-acetylglucosaminyltransferase, whose translation MRSNTVAVLILAHHNVKQLNILINILKPDFDVYVQIDKKSNLNIEDLPNASNIYCYKEIEVYWGHVSQVYNMKYILEKAFKKGYQRYCIISGDDLPIKSNSEINSFFQIHKEEIFMYANPLPIKTWGFNQGFDRLDRYWFMRNNKRRVVKALSRLTLIFQRFLGIKRTRFPLNYFAGSNWLNLTHESLVYIFNFLKEQPSFLEKLKYSRATDEIWVQSIIMNSPLKVKVINNDLRYIDWTTGPDYPRILNESDIKKINLSKALFARKFKLNENDKTTFHQIKTLYQKER comes from the coding sequence ATGAGATCTAATACTGTTGCTGTTTTAATATTAGCACATCATAACGTCAAACAACTAAATATATTAATTAATATTCTAAAGCCAGATTTTGATGTTTATGTTCAAATTGATAAAAAATCAAATCTTAATATAGAAGACCTACCAAATGCTTCAAATATCTATTGCTATAAAGAAATTGAAGTTTACTGGGGGCATGTAAGCCAAGTTTATAATATGAAATATATTTTAGAGAAAGCTTTTAAAAAAGGTTATCAAAGATATTGTATTATTAGTGGTGATGATTTACCTATAAAAAGTAATTCAGAAATAAATTCATTTTTTCAAATACATAAAGAAGAAATTTTTATGTATGCTAACCCCTTGCCTATAAAAACATGGGGATTTAATCAAGGTTTCGACAGGTTGGATAGGTATTGGTTTATGCGAAATAATAAAAGGCGAGTTGTTAAAGCACTAAGTCGCCTAACACTAATATTTCAACGATTTTTAGGTATAAAAAGGACAAGGTTCCCTTTAAATTATTTTGCTGGGTCTAATTGGCTAAACCTAACACATGAAAGTTTAGTTTATATATTCAATTTTTTAAAGGAACAGCCTTCTTTCTTAGAAAAATTAAAATATTCTAGAGCTACAGACGAAATATGGGTTCAATCGATTATTATGAATTCACCATTAAAAGTTAAAGTAATTAATAATGATCTACGATATATAGATTGGACTACGGGCCCTGATTACCCAAGGATTTTAAACGAAAGTGATATAAAAAAAATTAATTTATCAAAAGCATTATTCGCCAGGAAATTTAAATTAAATGAAAATGACAAAACCACATTTCACCAAATTAAAACCTTATATCAAAAAGAAAGATAA
- a CDS encoding glycosyltransferase, translated as MFDQNLKIEEYEVIAVNDGSTDNSLKVLEELKAVYPSINIITQKNQGLSGARNTGINAALGQYILFVDSDDYILKNTLEEITKTALENDLDILEFGAEGISEIEEIVYVCKNTTYNKVITGERYLATIDYMSSACNKLYRRSFLNDNKLKFMQGVYIEDIEFNTRAVFKADKIQAIDIVIAHFLQRNGSITRTKNIEKTKKMIYDIHTVLSSINSFNETEITPNSIAFTSVKQTTCALVTTMLIRVLTGINDYKIKQDIFLKLKKQDLYPIPYKTKDKNKEKFRWFANQNKLFSLICKLYCIKNN; from the coding sequence TTGTTTGATCAAAATTTAAAGATTGAAGAATATGAAGTTATCGCCGTAAATGATGGTTCAACAGACAATAGTCTAAAGGTTTTAGAAGAGTTAAAGGCTGTCTACCCTTCTATTAACATTATAACCCAAAAAAACCAAGGTTTAAGTGGGGCTCGAAACACTGGTATCAATGCTGCCCTAGGCCAATATATATTATTTGTAGATTCAGATGATTATATTTTAAAAAACACTTTAGAAGAAATAACTAAAACCGCACTAGAAAATGATTTAGATATTTTAGAGTTTGGTGCAGAAGGAATATCAGAAATTGAAGAAATAGTTTATGTGTGTAAAAACACTACCTACAACAAAGTTATAACCGGAGAACGTTATTTAGCAACTATAGACTATATGAGTTCTGCATGTAATAAATTATATAGAAGGTCTTTTTTAAATGACAACAAGTTAAAATTTATGCAAGGTGTTTATATTGAGGATATTGAGTTTAATACGCGAGCCGTTTTTAAAGCAGATAAAATTCAAGCTATAGATATTGTGATTGCTCATTTTTTACAACGCAACGGTTCCATCACTAGAACTAAAAACATAGAGAAAACTAAAAAAATGATCTATGATATTCATACTGTCTTATCATCTATAAATAGTTTTAATGAAACTGAAATTACACCGAATTCTATCGCATTTACTTCTGTCAAACAAACAACTTGTGCTCTTGTTACAACTATGTTAATCAGGGTGCTAACTGGGATTAACGATTACAAAATAAAACAAGATATTTTTTTAAAACTTAAAAAGCAGGACTTATACCCTATACCTTATAAAACAAAAGATAAAAATAAAGAAAAGTTTAGATGGTTTGCCAACCAAAACAAACTCTTTTCTTTAATATGTAAACTGTACTGCATAAAAAATAATTAA
- a CDS encoding EpsG family protein has product MIDFIPLEDYTYYYYQFIFVICIITYIHTLALKGYEKRVFIYNNYFSIFLLLSIVPYMGLRPISGKYFTDMATYAQTFQQFQNGMQINPNGDVGFELFLKVCSTLMSVELFFLLCACIYIIPLFLAVKKWFPNYYFFAFLLLIESFSFWTYGTNGIRNGMATSLFILALSYLRKNHVKMVSFLIISVMFHKSMLLPIGALITTFFIRDTTKYFMFWALSIVLSLTMGAFWVQLFATMGFGDDRLAGYLTAQADSSQFSSTGFRFDFLIYSAAPLFLAYFYVIKKGFNDIIYNHILHTYIIANAFWIMVIRANFSNRFAYLSWFLMALVVGYPLFKEVFWENQFKKIGVILILYYSFTYFMFYYYEFR; this is encoded by the coding sequence ATGATAGACTTTATTCCATTAGAAGATTACACCTACTATTATTATCAATTCATTTTTGTTATTTGTATTATAACCTATATACATACACTCGCTCTAAAAGGTTATGAAAAAAGAGTTTTTATATACAACAATTATTTCTCTATTTTTTTATTACTTTCTATAGTTCCATATATGGGTTTACGTCCTATAAGTGGTAAGTATTTTACTGATATGGCAACGTATGCGCAAACATTTCAGCAGTTTCAAAATGGAATGCAAATTAACCCAAATGGGGATGTAGGTTTTGAATTGTTTTTAAAAGTTTGTTCTACTTTAATGTCCGTTGAACTCTTTTTCTTACTATGTGCGTGTATCTATATCATACCATTATTTCTAGCTGTAAAAAAGTGGTTCCCAAATTACTATTTTTTTGCCTTTTTACTATTAATAGAATCATTTTCTTTTTGGACGTATGGTACTAACGGAATTAGAAATGGCATGGCTACTTCTTTATTTATTTTAGCTTTGTCATACCTTAGAAAAAACCATGTTAAAATGGTTAGCTTCTTAATTATTTCTGTTATGTTTCATAAAAGTATGTTATTACCAATTGGAGCATTAATTACAACTTTTTTTATTAGAGATACAACAAAATACTTCATGTTTTGGGCCCTTAGCATTGTTTTATCTTTAACTATGGGCGCCTTTTGGGTTCAATTGTTCGCGACAATGGGGTTCGGAGATGATAGGCTGGCAGGTTATTTAACAGCTCAAGCAGATTCTAGCCAATTTAGCTCTACTGGGTTCCGTTTTGATTTTTTAATATACAGTGCTGCACCATTGTTTCTTGCGTACTTCTATGTTATAAAAAAAGGGTTTAATGATATAATCTATAATCATATCCTACATACATATATAATAGCCAATGCCTTTTGGATTATGGTGATACGAGCAAATTTCTCTAATCGATTTGCATATTTATCATGGTTCTTAATGGCTTTAGTAGTAGGCTATCCCTTATTTAAAGAAGTGTTTTGGGAAAATCAATTTAAAAAAATAGGTGTTATTTTGATACTTTATTACAGTTTTACTTATTTTATGTTTTATTATTATGAATTCCGTTAA